In one window of Gemmatimonadota bacterium DNA:
- a CDS encoding di-heme enzyme — MSEAKVLLGRHLFYDVRLSGNGTFSCANCHLQSRAFADPLPRGVGSTGEVHPRGAMSLANVAFASALTWGNPNMRTLEAQALVPMFGEDPVELGLAGKETEMLARLGKDARYRRMFADAFPGEPAPLTLVNVTRAIASFERVLISGRSPYDRAQHGERAAMSAAAQRGEQLFFSERLECFHCHGGYAFTGTVNDMGKAFPEVEFHNTGLYNIGGRGGFPRENPGLMDFTQRKEDEGKFKAPTLRNIALTAPYMHDGSIATLDGVLDHYAAGGRTIASGPHAGDGSTNPNKSEFINGFELTAGERQDLLAFLHSLTDSTFVTDPRFADPWPDTLRARGRARRPD, encoded by the coding sequence ATGAGCGAAGCGAAGGTCCTGCTCGGCCGGCATCTCTTCTATGACGTGCGGCTGTCGGGGAACGGCACGTTCTCGTGCGCGAACTGCCATCTCCAGTCGCGCGCGTTCGCCGACCCGCTGCCGCGCGGCGTTGGCTCGACGGGCGAGGTCCACCCGCGCGGCGCGATGTCGCTCGCGAACGTCGCGTTCGCGTCGGCGCTCACGTGGGGCAATCCGAACATGCGGACCCTCGAGGCGCAGGCGCTCGTGCCGATGTTCGGCGAGGACCCGGTGGAGCTCGGCCTCGCGGGCAAGGAGACCGAGATGCTCGCGCGCCTCGGCAAGGATGCGCGCTACCGCCGGATGTTCGCCGACGCCTTTCCCGGCGAGCCCGCGCCGCTGACGCTCGTGAACGTCACACGCGCGATCGCGAGCTTCGAGCGCGTGCTCATCTCGGGGCGGTCACCGTACGATCGCGCGCAGCACGGTGAACGCGCGGCGATGTCGGCCGCGGCCCAACGGGGTGAGCAGCTCTTCTTCAGCGAGCGGCTGGAGTGCTTCCACTGCCATGGCGGCTACGCCTTCACCGGCACCGTGAACGACATGGGGAAGGCCTTCCCCGAGGTCGAGTTCCACAACACGGGGCTCTACAACATCGGCGGCCGCGGCGGCTTCCCGCGCGAGAATCCCGGCCTCATGGACTTCACCCAGCGGAAGGAGGACGAGGGGAAGTTCAAGGCGCCGACGCTGCGCAACATCGCGCTCACCGCGCCGTACATGCACGACGGCAGCATCGCGACGCTCGACGGCGTGCTCGACCACTACGCGGCCGGCGGGCGGACCATCGCCAGCGGCCCGCACGCTGGCGACGGCAGCACGAACCCCAACAAGAGCGAGTTCATCAACGGGTTCGAACTCACCGCCGGCGAGCGGCAGGACCTGCTCGCCTTCCTGCACAGCCTCACCGATTCGACCTTCGTCACTGACCCCCGCTTCGCCGATCCATGGCCCGACACGCTCCGCGCCCGGGGCCGGGCCCGCCGTCCCGATTGA
- a CDS encoding cytochrome d ubiquinol oxidase subunit II: MTLADLIAGVTMLALNAYVVLGGADFGAGVWDLVAAGRRAHRQRAVIADGIGPIWEANHVWLILVIVLLFSCFPPVYASLSVTLHIPLVLMLIGVVLRGSAFTFRAYDSTGSAVQRYWGSIFSIASTITPILLGMCVGALASGALAVPADADFHARFVAPWTSGFAILTGFFTLAIFAFLAAVYLTVEAKDEDLQEDFRELAIVAALAVAALAVALLILGHRIEGSITPGLVSRPWSLVLQVLIGLAATTAFVALVRGAFRTARVAAVAQVSLIVWGWAYAQYPALIPGVHTIESAAAPAVTLRLVAWGLAGGAVVLVPSLWYLFTIFKSDEASAFQRVDTAEYKAPE, translated from the coding sequence CTGACCCTCGCCGACCTCATCGCGGGCGTGACGATGCTCGCGCTCAACGCGTACGTCGTGCTCGGCGGCGCCGACTTCGGCGCCGGCGTCTGGGATCTCGTGGCCGCCGGCCGCCGCGCGCATCGCCAGCGCGCGGTGATCGCCGACGGCATCGGACCCATCTGGGAGGCGAATCACGTCTGGCTGATCCTCGTGATCGTGCTGCTGTTCAGCTGCTTCCCGCCGGTGTACGCCTCGCTCAGCGTCACGCTGCACATCCCGCTCGTGCTCATGCTCATCGGGGTGGTGCTGCGCGGGTCGGCCTTCACCTTCCGCGCGTACGACTCGACCGGCTCCGCGGTGCAGCGCTACTGGGGGAGCATCTTCTCCATCGCGAGCACCATCACGCCGATCCTCCTCGGGATGTGCGTCGGCGCGCTCGCGTCGGGGGCGCTCGCGGTCCCCGCCGATGCCGATTTCCATGCGCGCTTCGTGGCGCCGTGGACCTCGGGCTTCGCCATCCTGACCGGGTTCTTCACGCTCGCCATCTTCGCCTTCCTCGCCGCGGTCTACCTCACGGTGGAGGCGAAGGACGAGGACCTGCAGGAGGACTTCCGCGAGCTCGCGATCGTCGCCGCGCTCGCGGTGGCCGCGCTCGCGGTCGCGCTGCTGATCCTCGGCCACCGGATCGAGGGGTCGATCACCCCCGGTCTCGTCTCGCGTCCCTGGTCGCTGGTGCTGCAGGTGCTCATCGGTCTCGCGGCGACGACGGCGTTCGTGGCGCTCGTGCGGGGCGCGTTCCGCACGGCGCGCGTGGCCGCGGTCGCGCAGGTGAGCCTGATCGTCTGGGGCTGGGCGTACGCGCAGTATCCGGCGTTGATCCCCGGGGTGCACACGATCGAGTCGGCGGCGGCGCCGGCGGTCACGCTGCGGCTGGTCGCCTGGGGGCTCGCGGGTGGCGCCGTCGTACTGGTCCCGTCGCTCTGGTACCTCTTCACGATCTTCAAGAGCGACGAGGCGAGCGCGTTCCAGCGCGTGGACACCGCCGAGTACAAGGCGCCCGAGTGA
- a CDS encoding metallo-mystery pair system four-Cys motif protein, with protein sequence MHRAPFARRLVAGALALVPLLAAARSSTPSDTTPPAERRPITLRFAAVVGAEPFACGRSYAGIGTAKSTITPSEFRMFVHGVELLTADGKAVPLALEQDGRWQSEGLAMLDFEDGSGPCGNGTPELRTTITGTAPEGRYTGVRFVVGVPFERNHGDLAQQPAPLSVTRMFWAWNSGHKFIRLDAKTETGKNWVLHLGSAGCTPNEVATASPTQCAHANRVTVTMDRFDIDADAIVADVAALYAGSDLENNQPRTAAGCMAGPTDSDCGPVFAALGLPFGDAPAGSQRFFTVKAGAARTAQVP encoded by the coding sequence ATGCATCGCGCTCCATTCGCGCGCCGGCTCGTCGCCGGTGCGCTCGCCCTCGTGCCGCTTCTCGCGGCCGCGCGCAGCTCCACTCCCTCCGACACCACCCCGCCGGCCGAGCGCCGACCCATCACGCTTCGCTTCGCCGCCGTGGTCGGCGCCGAGCCCTTCGCCTGCGGCCGCAGCTACGCGGGGATCGGCACAGCCAAGTCCACGATCACGCCTTCCGAGTTCCGGATGTTCGTGCACGGCGTCGAACTCCTCACCGCCGACGGCAAGGCGGTGCCGCTCGCCCTCGAGCAGGATGGCCGGTGGCAGTCGGAAGGACTCGCCATGCTCGACTTCGAGGACGGGAGCGGCCCCTGCGGCAACGGCACGCCCGAACTCCGCACGACGATCACCGGCACCGCACCGGAAGGGCGCTACACGGGCGTGCGCTTCGTCGTCGGCGTGCCGTTCGAGCGCAACCACGGCGACCTCGCGCAGCAGCCGGCGCCGCTCTCCGTGACGCGCATGTTCTGGGCGTGGAACTCGGGGCACAAGTTCATCCGCCTCGACGCCAAGACCGAGACCGGCAAGAACTGGGTGCTCCACCTGGGCAGCGCGGGTTGCACCCCGAACGAGGTCGCGACGGCCTCGCCCACGCAGTGCGCGCATGCCAACCGCGTGACCGTGACGATGGATCGCTTCGACATCGACGCCGATGCGATCGTCGCCGACGTGGCCGCGCTCTACGCCGGGAGCGACCTCGAGAACAACCAGCCGCGCACGGCGGCCGGCTGCATGGCGGGTCCGACCGATTCCGACTGCGGTCCGGTCTTCGCGGCGCTGGGGCTGCCGTTCGGCGATGCGCCGGCGGGCTCGCAGCGCTTCTTCACGGTGAAGGCCGGCGCGGCGCGCACGGCGCAGGTGCCGTGA
- a CDS encoding copper resistance protein CopC, which yields MTRSLRSFRLPLAALAIAVLAAAATPAERFHTRLVKSNPAKDAVVATAPAALELWFSEKIDLAASRVQLVGPGGTAVTTAALTRDDAATDAPVVVRITGPVVDGVQTVNWSAASGDGHPVKGSFTFTVKKP from the coding sequence ATGACCCGCTCGCTCCGTTCGTTCCGCCTGCCGCTCGCCGCCCTCGCCATCGCCGTGCTCGCCGCGGCGGCGACGCCCGCCGAGCGCTTCCACACGCGCCTCGTGAAGAGCAACCCGGCCAAGGACGCCGTGGTCGCGACCGCGCCGGCCGCGCTCGAACTCTGGTTCAGCGAGAAGATCGACCTCGCCGCGAGCCGCGTGCAGTTGGTGGGCCCCGGCGGCACCGCCGTGACCACCGCCGCCCTCACCCGTGACGACGCCGCGACCGACGCGCCGGTGGTCGTGCGCATCACCGGCCCCGTCGTCGATGGCGTCCAGACGGTGAACTGGTCCGCCGCCTCGGGCGACGGCCATCCCGTGAAGGGCAGCTTCACCTTCACGGTCAAGAAGCCGTAG
- a CDS encoding L-aspartate oxidase has protein sequence MPERLRARVLVIGSGIAGLQTAWRASDHGEVAVLTKRTLKDSATAYAQGGIAAALGAGDSPELHKTDTLAAGAALCDAAAVEVLVAEGPARVRELASAGAQFDTDDSGRFTLGREAAHSRKRIVHAKGDQTGAEVARALIARVQERANIQVLETARALDLIVEQGRCCGVRANVGGRAIEIIADATVLATGGCGQLYRHTTNPQVATGDGYAIAHRAGATLADMEFVQFHPTALETSENPLALISEAVRGEGATLLNDRGTRFMPKRHKLAELAPRDIVAREIFREQQTGSRVWLDARKMGRAFGRRFPGILQLCLNRGIDPRKELIPVTPAAHYMMGGIITDLAGRSSLERLYACGEVSRTGVHGANRLASNSLLEGLVFAERVARDAVNQPKLPRVPRRGDWEVETLRDRGAAQVAAEEIRRVMWEHVGISRDAKGLTAARKSLEALRSRLTGDMTEELNMVDTARLIVASALKRKESRGGHFRRDFPKPRNAWRGKHIEW, from the coding sequence ATGCCTGAACGCCTTCGCGCTCGCGTCCTCGTGATCGGCTCGGGGATCGCCGGGCTCCAGACCGCCTGGCGCGCTTCGGACCACGGCGAGGTCGCCGTGCTCACCAAGCGCACCCTCAAGGATTCCGCCACCGCCTATGCCCAGGGCGGCATCGCGGCGGCGCTCGGTGCCGGTGACTCGCCCGAGCTCCACAAGACCGACACGCTCGCGGCCGGGGCGGCACTCTGCGATGCGGCGGCGGTCGAGGTCCTCGTCGCTGAGGGCCCGGCGCGGGTGCGCGAACTCGCCTCCGCGGGGGCGCAGTTCGACACCGACGACTCGGGCCGCTTCACCCTCGGTCGCGAGGCGGCGCACTCGCGCAAGCGCATCGTGCACGCGAAGGGCGACCAGACGGGGGCCGAGGTGGCGCGCGCGCTCATCGCGCGTGTGCAGGAGCGGGCGAACATCCAGGTGCTCGAGACGGCGCGCGCGCTCGACCTCATCGTGGAGCAGGGGCGCTGCTGCGGCGTGCGCGCGAACGTCGGCGGGCGGGCGATCGAGATCATCGCCGATGCGACGGTGCTCGCGACCGGCGGCTGCGGCCAGCTCTACCGCCACACGACCAATCCGCAGGTCGCGACGGGTGACGGCTACGCGATCGCGCACCGCGCCGGCGCGACGCTCGCCGACATGGAGTTCGTGCAGTTCCATCCCACCGCGCTCGAGACGAGCGAGAACCCGCTCGCGCTGATCTCCGAGGCGGTGCGCGGCGAAGGGGCGACGCTCCTGAACGACCGCGGCACGCGGTTCATGCCCAAGCGCCACAAGCTCGCCGAGCTCGCCCCGCGCGACATCGTCGCGCGCGAGATCTTCCGCGAGCAGCAGACGGGGAGCCGCGTCTGGCTCGACGCGCGCAAGATGGGGCGCGCCTTCGGGCGCCGCTTCCCCGGCATCCTGCAGCTCTGCCTCAATCGCGGCATCGATCCGCGGAAGGAGCTGATCCCCGTCACGCCCGCCGCGCACTACATGATGGGCGGCATCATCACCGACCTCGCGGGACGGTCGTCGCTCGAGCGGCTCTATGCTTGCGGCGAGGTCTCGCGCACGGGGGTGCATGGGGCGAACCGGCTCGCGAGCAACTCGCTGCTCGAAGGGCTGGTGTTCGCCGAGCGCGTCGCGCGCGACGCGGTGAACCAACCGAAGCTCCCGCGTGTCCCGCGGCGCGGGGACTGGGAGGTGGAGACGCTGCGCGATCGCGGCGCGGCGCAGGTCGCGGCCGAGGAGATCCGGCGCGTGATGTGGGAGCACGTCGGCATCTCGCGCGATGCGAAGGGGCTGACCGCGGCGCGCAAGTCGCTCGAGGCGCTCCGTTCGCGCCTCACCGGCGACATGACCGAAGAGCTGAACATGGTCGACACCGCGCGATTGATCGTCGCGTCGGCGCTCAAGCGGAAGGAGTCACGCGGCGGGCACTTCCGGCGGGATTTCCCGAAGCCGCGGAATGCGTGGCGCGGGAAGCACATTGAATGGTGA
- a CDS encoding cytochrome ubiquinol oxidase subunit I encodes MSDLLAARSQMAMSLAFHIIFAVMGIGMPLLMVLAERQWIRTRDPVWLDLAKRWSKGTAILFAVGAVSGTVLSFELGLLWPAFMEYAGAIIGMPFSLEGFAFFTEAIFLGIYLYGWTRLTARAHWWAGVAVAVSGTVSGIFVVFANAWMNSPTGFTLVDGKPTDIDPIAAMLGPASFPQALHMTIAAFATTGIAVAGIHAWMLRRDRESTFHRAALKLALLVAVPASLLQLVSGDLSAKFVAKWQPAKLAAMEGHFVTQRSAPLRIGGIPDERTRETRYAIDVPGGLSFLAFGDFDAEVKGLDAFPESDWPPVAITHVAFQVMVGLGTLMAFASLWVIVCWVRKREVADSRALLGLLALLTPAGFIAVEAGWVVTEVGRQPWIVQGVMRTADALTPMPGLVVPFAAFTLLYVFLGVIVAWLLWAQIIKTQPDPAHPIRRDV; translated from the coding sequence ATGAGCGACCTCCTCGCCGCCCGCAGCCAGATGGCGATGTCGCTCGCGTTCCACATCATCTTCGCGGTGATGGGGATCGGGATGCCGCTGCTGATGGTGCTCGCCGAGCGGCAGTGGATCCGGACGCGCGACCCGGTCTGGCTCGACCTCGCGAAGCGCTGGAGCAAGGGGACGGCGATCCTGTTCGCCGTCGGTGCGGTGAGCGGCACGGTGCTGTCGTTCGAGCTCGGACTCCTCTGGCCGGCGTTCATGGAGTACGCGGGCGCGATCATCGGCATGCCCTTCTCGCTCGAGGGCTTCGCGTTCTTCACCGAGGCGATCTTCCTCGGCATCTATCTGTACGGTTGGACGCGGCTCACCGCGCGCGCACACTGGTGGGCCGGCGTCGCCGTCGCGGTGAGCGGCACCGTGAGCGGCATCTTCGTGGTGTTCGCCAACGCGTGGATGAACTCGCCGACCGGCTTCACGCTGGTCGATGGCAAGCCGACCGACATCGACCCGATCGCGGCGATGCTCGGACCGGCGTCGTTCCCGCAGGCGCTGCACATGACCATCGCCGCCTTCGCGACGACGGGGATCGCGGTGGCGGGGATCCATGCGTGGATGCTGCGTCGCGACCGCGAGTCGACGTTCCACCGCGCCGCGCTCAAGCTCGCGCTGCTCGTCGCGGTGCCGGCATCGCTCCTCCAGCTCGTCAGCGGCGACCTCTCGGCGAAGTTCGTCGCCAAGTGGCAGCCGGCCAAGCTCGCGGCGATGGAAGGGCACTTCGTCACGCAGCGCTCGGCGCCGCTCCGCATCGGCGGGATCCCCGACGAACGGACGCGCGAGACGCGCTACGCGATCGACGTCCCCGGCGGGCTCTCGTTCCTGGCGTTCGGCGACTTCGACGCCGAGGTGAAGGGGCTCGACGCGTTCCCCGAGAGCGACTGGCCGCCGGTGGCGATCACGCACGTCGCGTTCCAGGTGATGGTGGGCCTGGGGACGCTCATGGCGTTCGCGTCGCTGTGGGTGATCGTCTGCTGGGTGCGGAAGCGCGAGGTGGCCGACTCGCGCGCGCTGCTCGGACTGCTCGCGCTGCTCACGCCGGCCGGGTTCATCGCCGTGGAGGCGGGTTGGGTGGTGACCGAGGTCGGGCGCCAGCCGTGGATCGTGCAGGGCGTGATGCGCACCGCGGACGCGCTGACGCCGATGCCCGGGCTCGTGGTGCCGTTCGCGGCCTTCACGCTGCTCTACGTGTTCCTCGGGGTCATCGTCGCCTGGCTGCTCTGGGCGCAGATCATCAAGACGCAACCCGATCCGGCCCACCCCATCCGGCGGGACGTCTGA
- a CDS encoding CopD family protein: MFAALVNFLHYAGLTIAVGAVTVRYLLMTRSGLAVSERAPALRDAAKYGLVGVAAVLLAAPLRAVVQAQGLAFPGDPLLPLVRSVVMNSDVGRALQLQAIWSAAAVMAFSVARFGRQRGWSAAAIATFILALGPALLGHAAAAVPTLPAQVAAVVHVLGAGAWIGTLFHLWRIARKASDATLRALLVAFHPIALGAAAMVAFSGTSLAWQIVGPLSNLWMTWWGRFLLAKLAVLAGVAALGYRNWKGSEAQVASGDRAALRERMKQELWLALAVLAITGALTTTGIE; encoded by the coding sequence ATGTTCGCTGCCCTCGTCAACTTCCTGCACTACGCCGGGCTCACCATCGCGGTGGGTGCGGTCACCGTCCGCTACCTGCTCATGACGCGGAGCGGGCTCGCCGTCTCGGAGCGGGCCCCCGCGCTGCGCGACGCCGCCAAGTACGGCCTCGTCGGCGTTGCGGCGGTGCTCCTCGCCGCTCCCCTCCGCGCCGTCGTGCAGGCCCAGGGCCTCGCCTTCCCCGGCGACCCGCTGCTGCCGCTGGTGCGGAGCGTCGTGATGAACAGCGACGTCGGGCGCGCGCTCCAGTTGCAGGCGATCTGGAGCGCGGCCGCGGTCATGGCCTTCTCCGTCGCGCGATTCGGCCGTCAGCGCGGCTGGAGCGCGGCGGCGATCGCCACCTTCATCCTCGCACTCGGTCCGGCATTGCTCGGTCACGCCGCCGCGGCCGTCCCGACGCTCCCCGCGCAGGTCGCCGCGGTCGTGCACGTCCTTGGCGCCGGCGCCTGGATCGGCACGCTCTTCCATCTGTGGCGCATCGCGCGGAAGGCCTCCGACGCGACGTTGCGCGCACTGCTCGTCGCATTCCACCCCATCGCCCTCGGCGCCGCGGCGATGGTCGCCTTCAGCGGGACATCACTCGCCTGGCAGATCGTCGGTCCGCTCTCGAACCTGTGGATGACCTGGTGGGGCCGCTTCCTGCTCGCCAAGCTCGCCGTCCTCGCCGGCGTCGCCGCACTCGGCTACCGGAACTGGAAGGGATCGGAAGCACAGGTCGCGAGCGGCGACCGCGCCGCATTGCGCGAACGCATGAAGCAGGAACTCTGGCTCGCCCTCGCGGTCCTCGCGATCACCGGCGCCCTGACGACGACGGGAATCGAATAG
- the nadA gene encoding quinolinate synthase NadA, which translates to MVTPAATPREVEELQRRIRALAAERRAVILAHNYERPEVQDVADYVGDSLGLSREAARTDADVIVFCGVHFMAETAAILSPTKTVLLPDLAAGCSLASTIDADQLRAWKAEHPGAVVVAYVNTTAEVKAESDYCCTSGNAVEVVNAIPADQEILFLPDMFLGAHVRRVTGRANIHVWMGECHVHAGIDPENIRLQRSLHPEAEFLIHPECGCATSVVEAVSAGDVDPAGVHILSTEGMIKRPGVSDASTFIVATEVGILHRLQKAYPGKVFHAANERASCAYMKVTTLPKVLASLETLQHRITVPAEVAQRALRSIERMVAIGGGAPVPASPGVDPGE; encoded by the coding sequence ATGGTCACTCCCGCCGCGACCCCACGCGAGGTCGAAGAGCTGCAGCGCCGCATCCGTGCCCTCGCGGCCGAGCGCCGCGCCGTGATCCTCGCGCACAACTACGAACGCCCCGAGGTCCAGGACGTCGCCGACTACGTCGGCGACTCGCTGGGGCTCTCCCGCGAGGCCGCCCGCACCGACGCCGACGTCATCGTCTTCTGCGGCGTGCACTTCATGGCCGAGACCGCGGCGATCCTCTCGCCGACCAAGACGGTCCTCCTCCCCGACCTCGCGGCGGGCTGCTCGCTCGCCTCGACCATCGACGCCGACCAGCTCCGCGCCTGGAAGGCCGAGCATCCGGGCGCCGTCGTCGTCGCCTACGTGAACACGACGGCCGAGGTGAAGGCCGAGAGCGATTACTGCTGCACCTCGGGGAACGCGGTCGAGGTCGTCAACGCGATCCCGGCGGACCAGGAGATCCTCTTCCTGCCCGACATGTTCCTCGGCGCGCACGTGCGCCGCGTGACGGGGCGCGCGAACATCCATGTGTGGATGGGCGAATGCCATGTGCATGCGGGGATCGACCCGGAGAACATCCGCCTGCAGCGCTCGCTGCATCCCGAGGCGGAGTTCCTCATCCATCCCGAGTGCGGCTGCGCGACGAGCGTGGTCGAGGCGGTGAGCGCGGGTGACGTGGACCCCGCGGGCGTGCACATCCTCTCCACCGAGGGGATGATCAAGCGGCCTGGCGTCTCCGACGCCTCGACGTTCATCGTGGCGACCGAGGTCGGGATCCTGCATCGCCTGCAGAAGGCGTATCCGGGCAAGGTGTTCCACGCGGCGAACGAGCGAGCGTCGTGCGCGTACATGAAGGTGACGACGCTGCCGAAGGTGCTGGCGTCCCTCGAGACGCTGCAACATCGGATCACGGTGCCCGCCGAGGTGGCGCAGCGCGCGCTGCGGTCGATCGAACGGATGGTCGCGATCGGTGGCGGCGCACCGGTGCCGGCCTCGCCGGGCGTCGATCCGGGCGAGTGA
- the nadC gene encoding carboxylating nicotinate-nucleotide diphosphorylase gives MTSREPVPPRRITPLATPTYVAAGSGFPFGDGPLVALVKAALDEDRAFDDVTTISTVISTRRARASLVARTPGTIAGVPLALAAFRLVEPNVEIRIDAEDGTRVARSDSVLHLSGPARGLLSAERVALNFLQRLSGVASLTARFVEAVQGTKVHIVDTRKTTPGWRDLEKYAVRCGGGRNHRRDLSDAVLIKDNHIAACEGDVSVAVARARAHVPAGILIQVECDTVVQVRAAIAAGVDALLLDNMPLPLMRESVQLAKGHCWTEASGGVTLETVRGIAETGVDRISIGALTHSAPALDLALDFE, from the coding sequence ATGACCTCGCGCGAGCCGGTGCCCCCGCGGCGCATCACGCCGCTCGCGACCCCCACCTACGTGGCGGCCGGCTCGGGCTTCCCGTTCGGCGACGGCCCGCTCGTCGCGCTCGTGAAGGCGGCGCTCGACGAGGACCGCGCCTTCGACGACGTGACGACGATCTCGACGGTCATCTCGACGCGGCGCGCGCGGGCCTCGCTGGTGGCGCGCACACCGGGCACGATCGCGGGCGTGCCGCTCGCGCTCGCGGCCTTCCGGCTCGTGGAGCCGAACGTCGAGATCCGCATCGACGCCGAGGACGGCACGCGCGTGGCGCGCAGCGACTCGGTGCTGCACCTGAGCGGGCCGGCGCGCGGTCTGCTCAGCGCCGAGCGCGTGGCGCTGAACTTCCTGCAGCGCCTCTCCGGCGTCGCCTCGCTCACGGCGCGGTTCGTCGAGGCGGTGCAGGGCACCAAGGTGCACATCGTCGACACGCGGAAGACGACGCCCGGCTGGCGCGACCTCGAGAAGTACGCGGTGCGCTGCGGCGGCGGGCGCAACCATCGGCGCGACCTCTCCGATGCCGTGCTCATCAAGGACAACCACATCGCCGCGTGCGAAGGGGATGTCTCGGTCGCCGTCGCGCGGGCGCGGGCCCATGTGCCGGCGGGGATCCTCATCCAGGTGGAGTGCGACACGGTGGTGCAGGTGCGCGCCGCGATCGCGGCGGGTGTCGATGCACTGCTGCTCGACAACATGCCGCTCCCGCTCATGCGGGAGAGCGTCCAGCTCGCCAAGGGGCACTGCTGGACCGAGGCCTCCGGGGGCGTGACGTTGGAGACGGTGCGCGGCATCGCCGAGACGGGCGTGGACCGGATCTCGATCGGCGCGCTCACGCACTCGGCGCCGGCGCTGGATCTCGCGCTCGATTTCGAATGA